A genomic stretch from Alphaproteobacteria bacterium includes:
- a CDS encoding diguanylate cyclase yields the protein MLREWFIAEQSELRTAMAYDYDYRLVALSIVIAILAAYCAFDTFDRLNAASNRISRFAWLATGAVTLGGGIWSMHFIAMLAVEMDMAVRYDVTLTILSAAAAVVASGLAKSIVSKGTGNLPRIICGGVILGAGIGVMHYMGMSAMRMAASIKYDPLIFAVSIVVAVVLSSLSLRMLQYGYAARSLAVKSFGSVLMGASIASMHYTGMAATYYTPGESHVMASNMALSHHSMAIVIGSVAFVVTQLTLIASIVSRQFEEKDRELTSQGIYLEKVLENAVDGITLIKPNGEIIVANPVMEACFGYSESELIGHNISMLMDDENARRHDNYLRNAQGTELKIRGAVRELSARRKDGSDFPVDIAVSSIELPDGRYFMGIIRDITNRKSAEEERERLISELRYNRDLMEEQAAHANFLAEELNTQKQLVEENQKRSDYLARHDVLTQLPNRRYFFEYLEAVLCSPEPPDCTIAVLFIDLDKFKLVNDVMGHERGDNLLIQVAERIGQCIRETDMVARLGGDEFAVAARVINDEEAQMLADRICGSLQITVDTSGEPIVTGASIGVAIYPINGDNIDDLMKSADTAMYQAKNAGRNRVRLSGQAAGA from the coding sequence ATGCTTCGCGAATGGTTCATCGCCGAACAGTCCGAACTTCGCACAGCGATGGCGTATGATTACGACTACCGGCTGGTAGCCCTGTCCATCGTCATCGCGATCCTCGCCGCCTACTGCGCGTTCGACACGTTCGACCGGTTAAACGCCGCAAGCAACCGGATCAGCCGATTCGCATGGCTCGCCACCGGTGCGGTTACCCTCGGCGGCGGCATCTGGTCGATGCATTTTATCGCCATGCTGGCGGTCGAAATGGACATGGCGGTCCGGTATGACGTCACATTGACCATTCTTTCGGCGGCGGCCGCGGTCGTCGCGAGCGGCCTTGCCAAGAGCATCGTCAGCAAAGGGACGGGAAACCTCCCGCGAATAATCTGTGGCGGCGTGATCCTGGGCGCGGGTATCGGCGTCATGCATTACATGGGCATGTCCGCAATGCGCATGGCGGCGAGCATCAAATATGACCCGCTGATATTCGCCGTATCGATTGTCGTTGCCGTTGTCCTCTCGTCGCTGTCCTTGCGCATGCTTCAATACGGCTATGCCGCCCGCTCCCTCGCGGTCAAGTCCTTCGGTTCGGTACTGATGGGGGCGTCCATCGCCTCGATGCACTATACGGGAATGGCGGCCACCTATTACACGCCCGGCGAATCGCACGTCATGGCCTCGAATATGGCGCTCAGCCATCACAGCATGGCAATTGTCATCGGCAGCGTCGCCTTTGTCGTCACGCAACTGACCCTGATCGCGTCTATTGTTTCCCGGCAATTCGAGGAGAAGGATCGCGAATTGACCAGTCAGGGCATTTACCTGGAAAAAGTGCTCGAAAACGCCGTCGATGGCATCACGCTGATCAAGCCGAATGGCGAAATCATCGTCGCCAACCCGGTAATGGAAGCCTGTTTCGGCTATTCCGAATCGGAGTTGATCGGCCACAATATTTCCATGCTGATGGACGACGAGAATGCCCGGCGTCACGATAATTACCTGCGCAACGCCCAAGGAACCGAACTGAAAATTCGCGGCGCCGTGCGGGAACTGAGCGCACGACGCAAGGATGGTTCCGATTTTCCGGTCGACATCGCCGTCAGTTCGATTGAATTGCCCGACGGACGCTATTTCATGGGCATCATTCGCGACATCACCAACCGCAAGTCGGCCGAGGAGGAGCGGGAGCGGTTGATCAGTGAACTCCGGTATAACCGGGACCTGATGGAGGAACAGGCCGCGCATGCGAATTTCCTGGCGGAAGAACTGAATACGCAGAAGCAACTGGTCGAGGAAAACCAGAAGCGCAGCGATTACCTGGCCCGGCACGACGTTCTGACGCAGCTTCCCAATCGCCGTTACTTCTTTGAGTATCTTGAGGCGGTCCTGTGTTCACCGGAACCGCCGGATTGCACGATTGCCGTACTTTTCATCGACCTCGACAAGTTCAAGCTGGTCAATGACGTGATGGGCCACGAACGGGGCGACAACCTGCTCATCCAGGTTGCCGAACGCATCGGGCAATGCATTCGCGAAACCGACATGGTCGCGCGGCTTGGCGGCGACGAATTCGCCGTTGCCGCCAGGGTGATAAACGATGAGGAAGCCCAGATGCTGGCCGACCGCATATGCGGTTCGTTGCAGATTACGGTCGACACATCGGGCGAACCCATCGTGACCGGCGCCAGCATCGGCGTCGCGATATACCCGATTAACGGCGACAATATCGATGATCTGATGAAGTCGGCGGACACGGCAATGTATCAGGCCAAGAACGCCGGGCGAAACCGGGTCCGGCTTTCCGGGCAGGCCGCCGGCGCCTGA
- a CDS encoding substrate-binding domain-containing protein gives MKKAGALLAIGLSLGLTSVAQAADRFITVASTTSTENSGLFRHLLPLFTAKTGIEVRVVAQGTGQALRTGANGDADVVLVHARAAEEKFVADGNGVARVPVMFNDFVIVGPAADPAGIAGGKDVAAGLQAIATAKALFASRGDDSGTHKAELRLWKAAGIDPKQGGDWYREMGSGMGATLNTAAQLGAYTLSDRATWIAFRNKADMKIAVEGDQRLFNRYGVILVNPAKHPHVKQADGQAFIDWLAGPAGQESIAAFQVNGQQLFFPNADMKGV, from the coding sequence ATGAAAAAAGCAGGCGCCCTGCTTGCGATCGGGCTGTCGCTGGGGTTGACATCGGTGGCGCAGGCCGCGGACCGCTTCATTACCGTTGCATCGACCACATCGACGGAAAATTCGGGCCTGTTCAGGCACCTGCTGCCGCTGTTCACGGCGAAAACCGGGATCGAGGTGCGCGTCGTGGCGCAGGGCACCGGTCAGGCGCTCAGGACCGGCGCCAATGGCGATGCGGATGTCGTACTGGTCCATGCCCGCGCGGCGGAAGAGAAATTCGTCGCCGACGGCAACGGCGTCGCGCGTGTTCCGGTGATGTTCAACGATTTCGTCATCGTCGGCCCGGCGGCCGACCCGGCGGGAATCGCAGGCGGCAAGGATGTCGCCGCCGGCCTTCAGGCCATCGCCACGGCAAAGGCCCTGTTTGCGTCGCGCGGCGATGATTCCGGCACCCACAAGGCGGAATTGCGGTTGTGGAAGGCGGCGGGCATCGATCCGAAACAGGGCGGCGACTGGTACCGGGAGATGGGGTCGGGCATGGGCGCGACCCTGAACACGGCGGCGCAGCTTGGCGCCTATACCCTGTCCGACCGCGCCACCTGGATCGCCTTCAGGAACAAGGCGGATATGAAAATCGCGGTCGAAGGGGACCAGCGCCTGTTCAACCGGTACGGCGTGATCCTGGTCAATCCGGCGAAGCACCCGCATGTGAAGCAGGCGGACGGCCAGGCGTTCATCGACTGGCTGGCCGGCCCGGCGGGCCAGGAATCCATCGCGGCGTTCCAGGTCAACGGCCAGCAGCTGTTCTTCCCCAACGCGGACATGAAAGGCGTCTGA
- a CDS encoding ATP-binding cassette domain-containing protein produces the protein MMRDTPSILPLVANGLVFEAEGRRLLDGIDIAIPRGERLALVGPNGAGKSLTLRLLHGLLKPASGSVQWSFGDGYIDGRKRHALVFQKPVMLRRSVLANIEHALAAAHFPRRGLRDRAQAALARFGLGDLAHRPARVLSGGEQQRLAITRAAALEPDLLFLDEPTSALDPGATRQVEAMLDELHGSGVTLAFSTHDLGQARRMARHVAVMNKGRIIEYGPAGQVLDAPQSAEARAFVAGDLLW, from the coding sequence ATGATGCGCGATACGCCGAGCATCCTGCCGCTCGTGGCGAATGGCCTGGTCTTCGAGGCCGAGGGCAGGCGGCTGCTGGACGGAATCGATATCGCCATACCGCGCGGCGAGCGGCTGGCGCTGGTCGGCCCGAACGGCGCCGGAAAGTCGCTGACGCTCCGGCTGCTGCACGGGCTGCTGAAGCCGGCTTCCGGTTCGGTCCAATGGTCGTTCGGCGACGGCTATATCGATGGCCGCAAACGTCATGCGCTGGTGTTTCAGAAGCCGGTCATGCTGCGGCGCTCGGTGCTGGCCAATATCGAACACGCGCTCGCGGCCGCGCATTTCCCGCGCCGGGGCCTGCGGGACCGCGCGCAGGCGGCGCTGGCGCGGTTCGGCCTCGGCGACCTGGCGCATCGTCCGGCCCGGGTGCTGTCGGGCGGCGAACAGCAGCGTCTGGCGATCACGCGGGCGGCCGCGCTGGAACCGGATCTGCTGTTCCTGGACGAGCCCACATCGGCGCTCGATCCCGGCGCGACGCGGCAGGTCGAGGCGATGCTGGACGAACTGCACGGTTCCGGCGTGACGCTGGCTTTTTCGACCCATGACCTGGGCCAGGCGCGGCGGATGGCCCGCCATGTCGCGGTCATGAACAAGGGCCGGATTATCGAATACGGACCCGCCGGGCAGGTGCTCGATGCGCCGCAATCGGCGGAAGCGCGGGCCTTCGTGGCGGGCGATCTGTTGTGGTGA
- a CDS encoding ABC transporter permease — MSDGAFSAALAMILSLDPEFLGIVGLSLQVSLVAVAIAAIIGMPAGALLAMKRFPGRAAVIVVVNALMGLPPVVAGLAVYLMLSRSGPLGSLGFLFTPTAMIVAQTILVLPIVIALTRQVIEDLWLEYRDHLTSLGQTGRAAIPTLLYDARFALAVALLAGFGRASAEVGAVFIVGGNIAGHTRTMTTAIALETSKGELVVALGLGIVLLALTFLINVFVFGASRVGRRYMGQA, encoded by the coding sequence ATGTCCGATGGCGCCTTTTCGGCCGCGCTGGCCATGATCCTGTCTCTGGATCCCGAGTTTCTCGGGATTGTCGGCCTGTCGCTGCAGGTCTCGCTGGTCGCGGTGGCGATTGCCGCGATCATCGGCATGCCGGCGGGCGCGCTGCTGGCGATGAAGCGGTTTCCGGGCCGCGCGGCGGTCATCGTGGTCGTCAATGCGCTGATGGGCCTGCCGCCGGTTGTCGCGGGTCTGGCGGTTTACCTGATGCTGTCGCGATCCGGACCGCTGGGGTCGCTCGGTTTCCTGTTCACGCCGACGGCGATGATTGTCGCGCAGACCATCCTTGTGCTGCCCATCGTCATCGCGCTGACCCGGCAGGTTATCGAGGATCTCTGGCTGGAATACCGGGACCACCTGACATCGCTCGGCCAGACCGGCCGGGCCGCCATTCCGACCCTGCTGTACGATGCGCGCTTCGCCCTGGCGGTCGCGCTGCTGGCGGGGTTTGGGCGCGCCTCGGCGGAAGTCGGCGCGGTCTTCATTGTCGGCGGCAATATCGCCGGGCATACGCGGACGATGACGACGGCGATCGCGCTGGAAACATCCAAGGGCGAACTCGTGGTGGCGCTGGGCCTCGGTATTGTCCTGCTGGCGCTGACCTTCCTGATCAACGTGTTCGTGTTCGGCGCCAGCCGCGTCGGCCGGCGTTACATGGGGCAGGCATGA
- a CDS encoding helix-turn-helix transcriptional regulator gives MHDGSYLTTEEAGEYLRIKARKVYELAAEGAIPCSKVTGKWLFPRAALDRWVALGLSSPDGYSDAAPPAILGGSTDPLLEWAVRQSGSGLASLPEGSEAGLRRLARDETAIAAIHMHRDTGDDSTANIDAVRAMPGLHDSVVIAFCKREQGLATAPGNPLGIETLSDAVGGGARGMFRQPGAGAQLLLHRLLAAEDIEPEQVDTADGLAATGQDLALAIRAGAADWGIVTRAVAETHGLGYTPITWENFDLVVRRRNYFEPGIQALMRFLPSAAFRDRTAAMGGYDITDIGAIRHNS, from the coding sequence ATGCATGACGGTTCATACCTGACGACGGAGGAAGCGGGGGAATATCTCCGGATCAAGGCGCGCAAGGTCTATGAACTGGCTGCCGAAGGCGCCATCCCCTGTTCGAAGGTGACGGGAAAGTGGCTGTTTCCGCGCGCCGCCCTGGACCGCTGGGTCGCACTGGGCCTGTCCTCGCCCGACGGGTATTCCGACGCCGCCCCGCCGGCAATCCTGGGCGGATCGACCGACCCGCTGCTGGAATGGGCGGTGCGCCAGTCCGGCTCGGGCCTCGCCAGCCTGCCGGAAGGCAGCGAAGCCGGGCTGCGCCGCCTCGCCCGCGACGAAACCGCCATCGCCGCCATCCACATGCATCGCGACACCGGCGACGATTCCACCGCCAATATCGACGCGGTGCGCGCCATGCCAGGCCTGCATGACAGCGTCGTCATCGCCTTCTGCAAACGCGAGCAGGGGCTGGCGACCGCGCCGGGCAACCCGCTCGGCATCGAAACCCTGTCCGACGCCGTCGGCGGGGGCGCCCGCGGCATGTTCCGGCAGCCGGGCGCCGGGGCGCAGTTGCTGCTGCACCGGCTGCTCGCCGCCGAAGACATCGAACCCGAACAGGTCGACACCGCCGACGGCCTCGCCGCGACCGGCCAGGACCTCGCGCTCGCGATCCGCGCCGGCGCGGCGGACTGGGGCATCGTGACCCGCGCCGTGGCGGAAACGCACGGGCTGGGCTATACGCCGATCACCTGGGAGAATTTCGATCTCGTCGTCCGGCGGCGGAACTATTTCGAACCGGGCATCCAGGCGCTGATGCGCTTTCTGCCATCGGCCGCCTTCCGGGACCGGACCGCCGCGATGGGCGGGTACGACATCACGGATATCGGCGCCATCCGGCACAATAGCTGA
- a CDS encoding CaiB/BaiF CoA-transferase family protein, with amino-acid sequence MANSEPPSDGPLTGLRVLEIGHFIAAPFCTRVLGDMGADIVKIEPPTGDPIRSWGHHRDGHSPWWSQHARNKRCITLNLKHEKARGLVVDLAGQCDAVVENFRPGQLERMGLGPEVLRRNRPDLVIANVSGYGQDGPYRDRASFGVIGEAIGGIRYLTGYPPGVTDLPPVRVGVSIGDSIAGLYAAFGVMAALWQRDRAGGDRRARSLDVALTDAVFSMTEGMLPEYSVFDVVKQPAGSGIETAAPTNAYPTSDGKWILVAANSDPLFARLSKTMGRPELVDDPDFTGNQARVRNRTVLDDLIGAWTATMTAVEADRVLSEADIPCCQVYTVADCAADPQYRHRGMVQDVPDPHFGSVLQTGIVPIVPEDPGRIRWPGPEIGAHTEAVLTSLLGLTGDDVAALRADGVI; translated from the coding sequence ATGGCGAACAGTGAACCCCCGTCCGACGGCCCCCTGACCGGGTTGCGCGTTCTGGAAATCGGCCATTTCATCGCCGCGCCCTTCTGCACGCGGGTGCTGGGCGACATGGGTGCGGATATCGTCAAGATCGAGCCGCCGACCGGCGACCCGATCCGCAGCTGGGGCCATCACCGCGACGGGCATTCCCCCTGGTGGTCGCAGCATGCCCGCAACAAGCGCTGCATCACGTTGAACCTGAAACACGAAAAGGCGCGGGGACTGGTCGTCGACCTTGCGGGGCAGTGCGATGCGGTGGTCGAAAATTTCCGCCCCGGGCAGCTGGAGCGCATGGGCCTCGGCCCGGAGGTGCTGCGCCGGAACCGGCCGGACCTGGTGATCGCCAATGTATCCGGCTACGGCCAGGACGGGCCGTATCGCGACCGCGCCTCGTTCGGCGTGATCGGCGAGGCCATTGGCGGCATCCGCTACCTGACCGGCTACCCGCCGGGCGTCACGGACCTGCCGCCGGTGCGGGTCGGGGTCAGCATCGGCGATTCCATCGCCGGGCTCTACGCGGCCTTCGGCGTCATGGCGGCGCTGTGGCAGCGCGACCGTGCCGGCGGCGACCGGCGGGCGCGCAGCCTGGACGTGGCGCTGACGGACGCGGTGTTCAGCATGACCGAGGGCATGCTGCCGGAATACAGCGTCTTCGACGTCGTCAAGCAGCCTGCGGGGTCGGGCATCGAAACCGCCGCCCCGACCAACGCCTATCCCACCTCGGACGGCAAATGGATCCTCGTCGCCGCCAATTCGGACCCGCTCTTCGCGCGGCTGTCGAAGACCATGGGCCGCCCGGAACTGGTCGATGACCCGGATTTCACCGGCAATCAGGCGCGGGTAAGGAACCGCACGGTGCTGGACGACCTGATCGGCGCCTGGACCGCGACGATGACCGCCGTCGAGGCGGACAGGGTACTGTCCGAGGCCGATATCCCCTGCTGCCAGGTCTACACGGTCGCCGATTGCGCCGCCGACCCGCAATATCGCCATCGCGGCATGGTGCAGGACGTGCCGGATCCGCATTTCGGCTCCGTTTTGCAGACAGGCATCGTGCCCATCGTTCCGGAAGATCCGGGCCGCATCCGCTGGCCGGGCCCTGAAATCGGCGCGCATACCGAAGCGGTGCTGACATCGCTGCTGGGCCTGACCGGAGACGACGTGGCGGCCCTGCGGGCCGACGGCGTGATCTAA
- a CDS encoding thiamine pyrophosphate-binding protein encodes MTKITGAHLIARSLKQQGIDHLFGVVGFPVGPIAEAAQKEGVKYVGMRNEQAASYAAQAYGYMTGRPGACIVVTGPGVVHGLAGLANAQQNCWPMILIGGASETYRGGMGAFQEERQVLIASPFCKFAHGIESVRRIPYYVEMATRHATFGRPGACYLDMPDDIITGECDLDDVVKVERVGEPPRMTAPTENVDAALDLLEKAERPLVLVGKGMAWARAENEVRDFIDRTQLPFVRSPMGKGVVPDDHPLAASAARTLALQQADVVFLMGARFNWIFHFGLAPRFAPDVKVIQLDISPEEIGHNKPSEVALVGDGKAIMGQINKALEGRQWFYPKDTPWRSALGDKIASNVKSLEAQINDDQAPANYYRALRDVAAWMPRNSVLSAEGARTMDIGLTQLPVADARSCLNAGTYGTMGVGLGHAIAACVVNPDRPVIHLSGDSAIGFSGMEMETLVRYNLPAKIVVLNNGGIGPGEPEIPADPMMKMKPNALIYGARYDKMMEDFGGKGFFVEDPKDLPAALDKAMAFDGPALVNVLISQSSDRKPQQFTWHQ; translated from the coding sequence ATGACCAAAATCACCGGTGCGCACCTTATAGCAAGGAGCCTCAAACAACAGGGTATCGACCATCTATTCGGCGTCGTCGGCTTTCCCGTCGGCCCGATTGCGGAGGCGGCGCAGAAGGAAGGCGTCAAATACGTGGGCATGCGCAACGAGCAGGCGGCATCCTACGCCGCGCAGGCCTATGGCTACATGACCGGCCGCCCGGGCGCCTGCATCGTGGTTACGGGACCGGGCGTCGTGCACGGCCTGGCGGGGCTGGCGAACGCCCAGCAGAACTGCTGGCCGATGATCCTGATCGGCGGCGCCTCGGAAACCTATCGCGGCGGCATGGGCGCGTTCCAGGAGGAGCGCCAGGTCCTGATCGCCAGCCCGTTCTGCAAGTTTGCGCACGGCATCGAAAGCGTCCGGCGCATCCCGTACTACGTCGAGATGGCGACGCGGCACGCGACATTCGGTCGGCCGGGCGCCTGTTACCTCGACATGCCGGACGACATCATCACCGGTGAATGCGACCTCGACGATGTCGTCAAGGTCGAGCGCGTGGGGGAACCGCCGCGCATGACGGCGCCGACCGAAAACGTCGACGCCGCGCTGGACCTGCTTGAAAAGGCCGAGCGGCCGCTCGTCCTGGTCGGGAAGGGCATGGCCTGGGCCCGCGCCGAGAACGAGGTGCGCGACTTCATCGATCGCACGCAGCTGCCGTTCGTACGCTCCCCCATGGGCAAGGGCGTCGTCCCCGACGACCATCCGCTCGCCGCATCGGCGGCGCGGACTCTCGCGCTGCAGCAGGCGGACGTGGTCTTCCTGATGGGCGCGCGGTTCAACTGGATATTCCACTTCGGCCTGGCGCCGCGCTTCGCGCCCGACGTCAAGGTGATCCAGTTGGACATCTCGCCGGAGGAAATCGGGCATAACAAGCCGTCGGAAGTGGCGCTTGTCGGCGACGGCAAGGCGATCATGGGCCAGATCAACAAGGCCCTTGAGGGGCGGCAGTGGTTCTACCCGAAGGATACCCCGTGGCGCTCGGCCCTGGGCGACAAGATCGCGTCGAACGTCAAGTCGCTTGAGGCACAGATTAACGATGACCAGGCGCCCGCGAACTATTATCGGGCGCTGCGCGACGTGGCGGCCTGGATGCCGCGGAACTCGGTGCTGAGCGCCGAGGGCGCCCGCACGATGGATATCGGGCTCACCCAGTTGCCGGTTGCCGACGCGCGCTCCTGCCTGAACGCGGGCACCTACGGCACCATGGGCGTGGGCCTCGGCCATGCCATCGCCGCCTGCGTCGTGAACCCGGACCGGCCGGTCATCCACCTTTCGGGCGATTCGGCCATCGGCTTCTCCGGCATGGAGATGGAGACGCTGGTCCGCTACAACCTGCCGGCCAAGATCGTGGTGCTCAACAATGGCGGAATCGGGCCGGGCGAACCGGAAATCCCGGCCGACCCGATGATGAAGATGAAGCCGAACGCCCTGATCTACGGCGCGCGCTACGACAAGATGATGGAGGATTTCGGCGGCAAGGGCTTCTTTGTCGAGGACCCGAAGGACCTGCCGGCCGCGCTCGACAAGGCGATGGCCTTCGACGGCCCGGCGCTGGTCAACGTCTTGATCTCGCAGAGCTCGGACCGGAAACCGCAGCAGTTCACGTGGCACCAGTAG
- a CDS encoding CoA ester lyase, which translates to MGPFRSFLFAPGNHPRKVEKVFDFGADAVILDLEDAVARSEKVATRAVLVEALKKNNPTRTYVRVNGHHTEFCYGDLVAVVGPGLAGIVLPMVENPAQLQAVDWLIGNLERERGLEPGGIDLIPIIETGKGMAALDAIAASSTRVRRLAFGAADYALDMGFEWTTDEQELNDARARCVLACRAGGLEPPLDTVWAQVRDLDGLRRSAERARSFGFQGKMCIYPPQVAVVHEVFSPSAAQIAHARKIVAAFAEAEKSGSASIQLDGEFIDYPIVYKAQRVLDAAEKIAGGAK; encoded by the coding sequence ATGGGACCGTTTCGCAGTTTTCTGTTCGCCCCGGGCAACCATCCGCGCAAGGTGGAGAAGGTGTTCGACTTCGGCGCGGATGCGGTCATCCTCGACCTGGAGGACGCGGTCGCGCGCTCGGAAAAGGTCGCGACCCGCGCCGTGCTCGTCGAAGCGCTGAAGAAAAACAACCCGACGCGCACCTATGTCCGGGTGAACGGGCATCATACGGAATTCTGCTATGGCGACCTCGTCGCGGTGGTCGGGCCGGGGCTGGCCGGTATCGTGCTGCCCATGGTCGAAAACCCGGCCCAGCTTCAGGCCGTGGACTGGCTGATCGGCAATCTGGAGCGGGAGCGGGGGCTCGAGCCCGGCGGCATCGACCTGATCCCCATCATCGAGACGGGCAAGGGCATGGCGGCGCTGGACGCCATCGCGGCCAGCAGCACGCGGGTGCGGCGCCTCGCCTTCGGCGCGGCGGATTATGCGCTCGACATGGGCTTCGAATGGACGACCGACGAACAGGAACTCAACGACGCCCGCGCTCGCTGCGTGCTGGCCTGCCGCGCGGGCGGGCTGGAACCGCCGCTGGACACGGTCTGGGCGCAGGTGCGCGACCTGGACGGGCTGCGCCGCTCGGCGGAACGGGCGCGCAGCTTCGGTTTCCAGGGCAAGATGTGCATCTACCCGCCGCAGGTCGCGGTGGTGCATGAGGTGTTCAGCCCCAGCGCCGCCCAGATCGCGCATGCAAGGAAGATCGTCGCCGCCTTCGCCGAAGCGGAAAAATCCGGCTCCGCCTCGATCCAGCTCGACGGCGAATTCATCGACTACCCCATCGTCTACAAGGCGCAGCGGGTGCTGGACGCGGCGGAAAAGATCGCGGGCGGGGCGAAATGA
- a CDS encoding class I adenylate-forming enzyme family protein has product MNMNTLLTLHDPILARRYYDAGLWRADTFYSLAAGQAVSRPDAFALRDSRHRLTWRELVDWVDATSAALHDAGLRKGDRVALWLTNRVEAIVAFLASARNGYVCNPSLHPNYTNEEIRALLTNISAAAVFTDKEDGELDRVAALPAMQRVFGPGDFPATGTGAPPAADDNPDRICYLAFTSGTTGTPKGVMHSHNTLLANPRDMVRDWHHDENTVLLSLSPFNHHIAWVALGQILVCGGELVVNDPPKGMKPLDWIVETGATYVMGVPTHAMDILADQRSRGMDRVGRVSVFYMAGAPIPRATAQAFLDQGIKPQNIYGMTENSSHQYTFPTDDPDTITATCGRGGPSYEVRIFRQENPDEEAPRGEVGQIGGRGACLMLGYFANQFATEDSFNRDGWFLSGDLGRIDAKGCLEIVGRLKDVIIRGGHNIHPAKIEDLAIKHAGIAKAAAFPVPDERLGEKVGLAIIPNGDAPDPHAVLAHLYDSGLTVQDMPEYFIAMDELPLTASGKILKRELAQWVKDGRIAPDPVRFRRPR; this is encoded by the coding sequence ATGAACATGAACACCCTGCTGACCCTGCACGACCCGATCCTCGCCCGCCGCTATTACGACGCGGGCCTGTGGCGGGCCGATACCTTCTATTCGCTGGCCGCCGGACAGGCGGTATCCCGCCCGGACGCCTTCGCCCTGCGCGACAGCCGCCACCGGCTGACCTGGCGCGAACTGGTCGACTGGGTCGACGCCACCTCCGCGGCGCTGCACGATGCGGGGCTGCGCAAGGGCGACCGGGTCGCGCTGTGGCTCACCAACCGGGTGGAGGCGATCGTCGCCTTTCTGGCCAGCGCGCGGAACGGCTATGTCTGCAACCCGTCGCTGCATCCGAACTACACGAACGAGGAAATCCGCGCGCTGCTGACCAATATCAGTGCGGCGGCGGTATTCACCGACAAGGAAGACGGCGAGCTGGACAGGGTCGCCGCCCTGCCGGCGATGCAGCGCGTCTTCGGCCCCGGCGATTTTCCCGCAACCGGGACGGGCGCACCGCCTGCCGCAGACGATAACCCGGACCGGATCTGCTACCTCGCCTTCACCTCCGGCACCACCGGCACGCCCAAGGGCGTCATGCATTCGCACAACACGCTGCTGGCCAACCCGCGCGACATGGTGCGGGACTGGCATCACGACGAAAACACCGTCCTGCTGTCGCTCAGCCCCTTCAACCACCATATCGCGTGGGTGGCGCTGGGGCAGATACTGGTCTGCGGCGGCGAACTGGTGGTCAACGACCCGCCCAAAGGCATGAAGCCGCTGGACTGGATCGTGGAAACCGGCGCCACCTATGTGATGGGCGTGCCGACCCATGCGATGGATATCCTGGCGGACCAGAGGTCGCGCGGCATGGACCGCGTCGGCAGGGTTTCCGTGTTCTACATGGCCGGCGCGCCGATCCCGCGCGCCACCGCGCAGGCCTTCCTGGACCAGGGCATCAAGCCGCAGAACATCTACGGCATGACCGAAAACTCCTCGCACCAGTACACCTTCCCGACCGACGACCCGGATACGATCACCGCGACCTGCGGACGCGGCGGGCCGTCCTACGAGGTGCGCATCTTCCGCCAGGAAAACCCCGACGAGGAAGCGCCGCGGGGCGAGGTCGGCCAGATCGGCGGGCGCGGCGCCTGCCTGATGCTGGGCTATTTCGCCAACCAGTTCGCGACCGAGGACAGCTTCAACCGCGACGGCTGGTTCCTGTCCGGCGATCTGGGCCGGATCGACGCCAAGGGCTGCCTCGAAATCGTCGGGCGGCTGAAGGATGTGATCATCCGCGGCGGGCATAACATTCACCCGGCGAAGATCGAGGACCTGGCGATCAAGCATGCGGGCATCGCCAAGGCCGCCGCCTTTCCCGTGCCGGACGAACGGCTGGGCGAAAAGGTCGGGCTGGCGATCATCCCCAACGGCGACGCCCCGGACCCGCACGCGGTGCTGGCGCATCTGTACGATTCCGGGTTGACCGTGCAGGACATGCCTGAATATTTCATCGCGATGGACGAACTGCCGCTGACGGCCAGCGGCAAGATCCTGAAACGCGAACTGGCGCAATGGGTGAAGGACGGCAGGATCGCCCCCGACCCGGTGCGCTTCCGGCGCCCCCGTTAA